From the genome of Marixanthomonas ophiurae, one region includes:
- the dusB gene encoding tRNA dihydrouridine synthase DusB — MAKIGNIDVGDFPLLLAPMEDVSDPPFRALCKEQGADVVYTEFISSEGLIRDAAKSTMKLDIYEKERPVGIQIFGANLDSMLKSVEIVEASGPDIIDINFGCPVKKVVSKGAGAGILKDIDLMVSLTEAMVKHTKLPVTVKTRLGWDENTIMIKEVAERLQDVGCQAISIHGRTRAQMYKGSADWAPIAEVKNNPRMHIPVFGNGDVDTPERAMEMRDKYGLDGAMIGRASIGYPWFFKEVKHYFKTGKHALPPTMEERVEAARRHLQMAIDWKGEKLGVFETRRHYTNYFKGIPDFKPYRMKMVTSDDSVDVFAAFDEVLQKFGDHQFV; from the coding sequence ATGGCAAAAATTGGAAACATAGATGTAGGCGATTTTCCGCTGTTGCTCGCACCCATGGAAGACGTGAGTGATCCCCCTTTTCGTGCGCTTTGCAAAGAGCAAGGGGCCGATGTGGTGTATACGGAGTTTATTTCTTCGGAAGGATTAATTCGTGACGCTGCCAAAAGCACAATGAAACTTGACATTTACGAAAAAGAACGTCCTGTGGGTATTCAGATTTTTGGTGCGAACCTCGATTCTATGCTAAAAAGCGTGGAAATAGTGGAAGCTAGCGGTCCGGATATTATTGATATTAACTTTGGTTGTCCGGTTAAAAAGGTGGTGAGCAAAGGCGCTGGAGCCGGTATTTTAAAGGATATTGATTTAATGGTTTCGTTAACCGAAGCCATGGTAAAACACACCAAGTTGCCTGTTACTGTAAAAACGCGCTTAGGGTGGGACGAAAACACCATTATGATTAAAGAGGTGGCCGAACGCCTGCAAGATGTAGGTTGCCAAGCTATTTCCATTCATGGTCGCACTCGTGCACAAATGTATAAAGGCAGTGCTGATTGGGCTCCTATTGCCGAAGTTAAAAACAATCCTCGCATGCACATTCCTGTTTTTGGAAACGGCGATGTAGATACACCAGAAAGAGCAATGGAAATGCGTGATAAGTATGGACTTGATGGTGCCATGATTGGCCGAGCGAGTATTGGGTATCCTTGGTTTTTTAAAGAAGTAAAACACTACTTTAAAACCGGAAAACACGCATTACCCCCAACGATGGAAGAACGTGTGGAAGCTGCTCGCCGCCACCTACAAATGGCAATCGACTGGAAAGGTGAAAAATTAGGTGTTTTTGAAACACGTCGGCATTATACTAATTATTTTAAAGGTATTCCAGACTTTAAACCGTACCGAATGAAAATGGTAACAAGCGATGACAGCGTCGATGTTTTTGCTGCCTTCGATGAGGTGTTACAAAAATTTGGTGATCACCAATTTGTTTAA
- the rbfA gene encoding 30S ribosome-binding factor RbfA has product MSTTESNRQKKIAGVLQNDLAKVLQELLRESGQLSTILTVSKVSVTVDLSIAKVYVSVFPSDKAEALIKELKQLTPKIKHQIAQLTKHQLRKMPDLSFYNDDSMEYIQNIEKAVKDKENPIENPDLLPKRKKS; this is encoded by the coding sequence ATGAGTACAACAGAAAGTAACAGACAGAAAAAAATTGCAGGGGTGTTACAAAACGACCTTGCTAAAGTTTTACAAGAATTGCTTCGCGAATCGGGGCAGTTAAGCACGATTTTAACCGTTTCAAAAGTTTCGGTAACAGTAGATCTTTCCATTGCGAAGGTGTATGTGAGTGTTTTTCCTTCCGATAAAGCAGAAGCTCTTATAAAGGAACTTAAACAACTTACCCCAAAAATAAAACACCAGATAGCACAGCTTACCAAGCATCAGCTACGCAAAATGCCCGATCTTTCTTTTTACAATGACGATTCTATGGAGTATATTCAAAACATAGAAAAAGCGGTAAAAGACAAGGAAAACCCAATCGAAAATCCGGATTTACTCCCTAAAAGAAAAAAATCATAA
- a CDS encoding TonB-dependent receptor domain-containing protein, with protein sequence MERLCFLVLLFCTTSLFAQEFSISGKIINAKSNPLSFVNVLVFEGEAIEPLKGTTTNKDGSFLLNGLEAKKYKLTFSFVGFKTIEKVISVSSEENIGTITLQETTETLDETIITAKKPTIEKTVGKLVFNVENTSLSIGSTFDLLKKTPGVVVIGESIQVKFQSPEIYINEKRVHLSSSEVVSLLENTDASNIKSVEVITIPSTKYDGATGTVLNINTSKAISIGYKGSFNGSYKQGTYPKYQLGTSHFYKNDWLNFYGSYGFNTRKDLKEDENFTRFFNPDGSTNSIWNTDFKKITRTNAHQGNLIADFTLDEKQTISLATTLSINPNETFDNNGFAVIRNAQRVIDSTFTTLSDLGSNTHTLSITGDYRVLLNPENSNITVSANYTDYNNERLQDVATTYNDPAGSLLRQNSFSTNADQGTNIFTGQADLTHSFWKGTLEAGVKYSNIDSNSKLDFFDTDMGGMQFNPSFSDDFNYREKVYAEYINFEQIFGDFSLVAGLRGEYTDVEGRSRTLGETNTDDYFKLFPRVSGQYSFNEKHSAGFAYTKSISRPNYQNLNPFRYFINENNFNEGNPRLVPGISDKIALNYSFNNVWNFEAYYETIDNSLSALTFQDNENRTLRNSEANLLRDFQYSFDIQYTPRNLPNWLYFYVITSTYYLENKFLAVESVPRTYKNHTAGFYGYVYSNFTLTKDRSWTADLSSQYLSNFIQGSTSFKNGYFLNISFRKSFWNNQASITAGIDDIFNTATNYRQVSQYYNQDNYFSAQVESRVFTVGFKYNFGNARLRDNNRSTTTDEKNRIN encoded by the coding sequence ATGGAAAGACTGTGTTTTCTGGTCTTGCTATTTTGTACTACCTCACTTTTTGCACAAGAATTTTCAATTTCTGGGAAGATTATTAATGCTAAAAGCAACCCACTTTCATTTGTAAATGTGCTTGTTTTTGAAGGTGAAGCTATAGAACCTCTCAAAGGAACAACTACAAATAAAGACGGAAGTTTTTTACTGAACGGCCTTGAAGCTAAAAAATATAAACTTACTTTTAGTTTTGTAGGGTTTAAGACAATCGAAAAAGTAATTTCTGTCTCTTCCGAAGAAAATATAGGCACAATAACCTTACAAGAAACTACTGAAACCCTAGACGAAACTATAATTACTGCAAAAAAACCAACGATCGAAAAAACAGTTGGAAAACTGGTTTTTAATGTTGAAAACACCTCACTTTCTATAGGAAGCACCTTTGATCTATTGAAAAAAACACCAGGTGTAGTGGTAATAGGCGAGTCTATTCAGGTTAAATTTCAAAGTCCCGAAATATATATTAATGAAAAGCGGGTGCACCTAAGCTCATCTGAGGTTGTTTCTCTGCTTGAAAATACCGATGCTTCAAACATTAAATCGGTTGAGGTGATTACAATCCCTTCGACCAAGTATGATGGTGCTACGGGAACAGTATTAAATATTAATACTTCAAAAGCGATCTCCATAGGCTATAAAGGTTCGTTTAATGGATCTTACAAACAAGGAACGTATCCAAAATATCAATTGGGTACCTCACATTTTTATAAAAATGATTGGCTTAATTTTTACGGAAGCTATGGTTTTAATACTCGAAAAGACCTTAAGGAAGATGAAAATTTCACTCGGTTTTTTAACCCTGATGGCAGTACCAATTCTATTTGGAATACCGATTTTAAAAAAATTACACGTACCAATGCCCACCAAGGAAATTTGATTGCGGATTTTACCCTTGATGAAAAACAGACTATAAGCTTAGCGACCACGCTTTCCATAAATCCGAACGAAACGTTTGACAACAATGGCTTTGCAGTTATACGAAATGCCCAACGAGTAATCGATAGTACGTTTACTACACTGAGCGACCTAGGATCAAATACGCACACATTATCCATTACAGGTGATTATAGGGTTTTGTTGAATCCAGAAAATTCCAATATAACGGTTTCAGCTAATTATACAGACTATAATAACGAACGGTTACAAGATGTGGCTACCACATACAATGATCCCGCAGGCAGTTTATTGCGCCAAAATAGTTTTTCAACCAATGCTGACCAAGGCACGAATATTTTTACCGGACAAGCAGATTTAACCCATTCCTTTTGGAAAGGAACTTTGGAAGCCGGTGTAAAATACAGTAACATAGACAGTAACAGCAAACTTGATTTTTTTGATACCGATATGGGCGGTATGCAGTTCAATCCATCTTTTTCAGATGATTTCAATTATCGTGAAAAAGTATATGCCGAATACATAAACTTCGAGCAAATATTTGGCGATTTTAGTCTTGTTGCAGGGCTACGGGGCGAATATACCGATGTGGAAGGCCGTTCAAGAACGTTAGGCGAAACGAATACAGACGATTATTTTAAGTTGTTTCCTAGAGTTTCGGGACAGTACAGTTTTAATGAAAAGCACAGTGCTGGTTTTGCATACACCAAAAGTATTTCACGGCCTAACTATCAAAATTTAAATCCCTTCCGCTATTTTATAAACGAGAATAATTTCAATGAAGGAAACCCGCGCTTGGTGCCTGGAATTTCAGATAAAATTGCACTGAATTATTCGTTTAACAATGTGTGGAATTTTGAGGCGTATTATGAAACGATAGACAATTCATTGAGCGCTTTGACTTTTCAAGACAATGAAAACAGAACACTACGTAACAGTGAAGCAAACCTGTTACGCGATTTTCAATATAGTTTCGACATACAATATACCCCAAGAAATTTACCAAATTGGCTCTATTTTTACGTGATAACTTCTACGTATTATTTGGAAAACAAATTTTTGGCAGTAGAAAGTGTCCCGAGAACTTATAAAAACCATACGGCTGGATTCTATGGTTATGTATATTCTAATTTTACGTTGACTAAAGACAGGTCTTGGACGGCAGACCTATCATCACAATATTTGTCTAACTTTATTCAAGGTTCCACATCTTTTAAAAACGGCTACTTTTTAAATATTTCGTTCCGAAAGTCTTTTTGGAACAATCAAGCCAGTATTACGGCAGGGATTGACGATATTTTTAACACAGCAACTAATTATCGGCAAGTTTCCCAATATTATAATCAAGATAATTATTTTTCCGCTCAAGTGGAAAGCAGAGTGTTTACAGTAGGTTTTAAATATAACTTTGGCAATGCTCGTTTGCGCGATAATAATCGATCTACTACAACTGATGAGAAAAACCGTATCAATTAA
- a CDS encoding ABC transporter permease, translating into MKFPLYIAKRYLFSKSSNNAINIITGIAALGVIVGAMSLFIVLSGFSGLKDFSLQFTNVFDSDLKIFPESGKTINFSEASEEKLKNITGIESYSKVIEERVFLQYKGRNHIAYIKGVDENYNAVNPTDSILFLSNWFTPGQQEVVIGFNIAHKLSVGVNDYTDLLDIYVPRPGTGQILATDVANAFTKRNAVVSGIYDVNEELNSKYVFSDINFARSLLKLDSTTVSSIELKLKPGVSEAEIRQKIKPIFSEEVLIKNRIQQNDALYKMLNTENIAVYLIFTLVLIIALFNVVGSIIMMILDKRKDIKTLYNMGATLKDIRKIFFLQGTLMTTFGGLLGIGLGMLLVWAQLQFGFVNITQTLPYPVKFKIINVVVVFVTITILGLIASKIASSRVRKKLLT; encoded by the coding sequence TTGAAATTTCCGCTCTACATCGCCAAGCGGTATTTATTTTCAAAAAGTAGCAACAACGCTATTAATATCATTACAGGAATTGCAGCTTTAGGTGTTATTGTGGGGGCTATGTCTTTGTTTATTGTTCTCTCCGGTTTTTCTGGCTTAAAAGACTTTAGTCTTCAGTTTACAAACGTTTTTGATAGCGATTTAAAAATATTTCCTGAGAGCGGAAAAACAATCAATTTTTCTGAAGCTTCCGAAGAAAAACTAAAAAACATTACAGGCATTGAAAGCTATTCAAAAGTAATAGAGGAACGCGTGTTCCTTCAATATAAAGGCCGAAACCATATTGCCTACATAAAAGGCGTGGATGAAAATTACAATGCAGTAAATCCTACCGATAGCATTTTGTTTTTAAGTAATTGGTTTACGCCCGGTCAGCAAGAAGTGGTCATTGGCTTTAATATTGCCCATAAACTTTCCGTGGGAGTAAACGATTACACCGATTTATTGGATATTTACGTGCCGCGCCCCGGAACTGGTCAAATTTTAGCCACCGATGTTGCCAACGCGTTCACTAAAAGGAATGCCGTAGTTTCAGGTATTTATGATGTAAATGAAGAATTGAACAGCAAATATGTATTCAGTGACATCAATTTTGCCCGTAGTTTACTGAAACTGGACAGCACTACCGTTTCGTCTATTGAGTTGAAATTAAAGCCGGGTGTTTCAGAAGCTGAAATACGTCAAAAAATTAAACCTATCTTTTCAGAAGAAGTACTTATTAAAAACCGCATTCAGCAAAATGACGCGTTGTATAAAATGTTGAATACTGAAAACATTGCCGTATACCTCATTTTTACTTTGGTGCTAATTATCGCTCTTTTTAATGTAGTTGGATCTATTATCATGATGATCCTTGATAAACGAAAGGACATTAAAACCCTCTATAATATGGGTGCTACCCTGAAAGACATACGGAAAATTTTCTTCCTTCAAGGCACGCTCATGACCACATTTGGCGGTTTGCTGGGCATTGGCTTAGGAATGTTATTGGTTTGGGCACAGCTACAGTTCGGGTTTGTGAACATTACCCAAACACTGCCATATCCTGTAAAATTTAAGATTATAAATGTGGTAGTCGTATTTGTAACGATTACCATTTTAGGACTGATTGCTTCAAAGATTGCATCGAGTCGAGTTCGGAAAAAACTGCTTACTTAA
- the mce gene encoding methylmalonyl-CoA epimerase → MKKIEHIGIAVKDISEANKIYKSLLGYEHYKTENVEREGVTTSFFRCGESKIELLEATNPDSPIAKFIKKKGEGIHHIAFSVSNIKKEIERLKQEGFTVINEEPKKGADNKLVVFLHPKSTNGVLIELCQEIE, encoded by the coding sequence ATGAAAAAAATAGAACATATAGGCATTGCTGTTAAGGATATAAGCGAAGCAAATAAGATTTACAAAAGTTTGCTGGGATATGAACATTACAAAACAGAAAATGTGGAGCGGGAAGGTGTAACGACTTCTTTTTTTAGATGTGGTGAAAGTAAGATTGAACTTCTAGAAGCGACAAATCCAGATAGTCCTATTGCAAAATTCATTAAAAAAAAGGGAGAGGGAATCCATCACATTGCTTTTTCCGTAAGTAATATTAAGAAAGAAATAGAACGCCTAAAACAAGAAGGCTTTACTGTAATTAATGAAGAACCCAAAAAAGGTGCTGATAATAAATTAGTGGTTTTTTTACACCCAAAATCAACCAATGGCGTGTTAATTGAACTTTGTCAAGAAATAGAATAA